The Trichoplusia ni isolate ovarian cell line Hi5 chromosome 15 unlocalized genomic scaffold, tn1 tig00000713_group14, whole genome shotgun sequence region GTAATACCTGGTGTATGAAGACCTCGGTGATGTCCTCGTCGTGCTGCGCgtgggcgggcgcggcggccccGGCGGCGGCCCCGGCCGCGGCCCCGTTCTCCGCGGCGCCCTCCACGGCCACGTGGCCTTGGCGCTGCGACACCACACACGTGTTACTTGTGTAAACACATGTTATTACACGAAAAGAAATAACTGACTAAAAGAATTGCTTACCGCCAGCTATCCATGTGGGAGCATTAAAATAGGAAGgacaagttaataaaaaaggctttaccaaaaacattttttgtcattaCGTAAGGAGACCGTCAGATTACCTGAtagatttatgaaaaaaaaacgaaataggtttaactgttttttttgttaagtattacAAGTATACGAATGAATAGTACTTACAGCCCTCTGCTTCTGCTCCTTCATGATGAAGTAGGGTTTGCCGAACAGCATGACCGGCACGCACATCAGAGCCACGATCACGAAGAACTAAAGGAAATAAACCCAGATATCATTACAATAAAGCTCAGTATCATTTACATTCTACTGTCAACAGAAACTGCTATgactcataataatatgtaatttcaattatttaccaTTGAAATTTAACGTGaggagaggagctcgtggctaagctataaccacaagtgaatcgatcacaggttaagctatgcttgacgcggttgttcCGGGGtgggtgactatctttgtcataacgagttcctccgtgtttcggaaggcacgttaaattgtgggtcccggctgttattcctacttctttgacagtcgttacaaggtagtcagaagcttgaagagtctgacaaccagtctaaccaaggggtatcgtattgcccaggtaactgggttgaggaggtcagataggccgtcggtccttgtaaaacactggtacttagctgaaaccggttagactggtagccgaccccaacatagttgggaaaaggctaggccgatgatgaccaTTGAAATTTAACGTCCAGAAGAGCTTCAAcgaataaatttgatttgtttaataatgtttaacacataatattacttactctactaaatgtataaacaaccgttattataataataattaccttcTGCAGACCCATCTGTCCGGCGTACATGACGTCGTCACAAACGGGGCGCGTGTTGGCGTCGTGCTTGAACAGCATCATGTTGATGAACGTGATCAGGATAGAGGGCGCGCAGTACGCACTCGTCTTCACGATCTCTGTCATAGTTGTACACAAGTGTTAGTTTGATGGTAATATAGAGAACACATGTAACTTGGCTGGTtctgtgtatgcatgctttgGTCTTGCATCTGTATTATCTTcgctgtaataatattaaacttttacgaaTATTGTGGATTAACTCATTTTAATTCTCATTGTTTTAACTGGCAAAAGGCGCAGTTCCTTTCATCTCCCgcaatgtttgatatttttaggtaACAAGCCAACATTTTTATACTGGGGCATGGAATTCTGTGTATTGTATAGGCCATATATAGTGTAGCAATGTCCTTACCAGGGTCGTTGCTACCGAAGCTGCCGGGCGTGGGTCCGTACGAGGTCCACTTGATGAACATGAGCAGCACCATGTAGAAGAACAGCAGCGTCAGGAACATGATCTGAGGGATGAACTCCACGTAGATGCTGATGCGACGCTTGaagtaactgaaaaaaaatatcaattttttatACGGGAAGTTGgcggaaaataaattttgactaTGGAATATTCGAGAACGAACAAGACTCGTGAGTGCTGTTGAAATATATAATCTCTCACTCGATAGGACTTGTTCGACATCTACTTTACCATTCATAATGGCGTAAGAAGAAATCCTTTAATTTTACTAATGATTATTAGGTACAAGTATagtgagtattgagtattgagtacaaAACAATTATCGTGTTCCCCGACCAGTTTTATGGAGGTACTTTGATAAGACTGTAAGTattgaacatttttgtaaaaattgaaatcaattagCAAAGTACTTGGTACTCACATGTGGTTCCAGAGTGACAGAGAGACACCAAACAACATGTGGAACACGCCGATGATGATGGAGATCTTCATCTTGTACGCGTTCATGAAGATAATCTTGTTTGCTTCAGCCAGCTGTAACAAGACAATATGATAAGTATCCGCCAGTACCGGTACATAAAGTAATGGTTTATGGCCATTTATAAGGAATTAAGGTAAAGTAAACAACCTCAGGAATTTGCTACGTTTTGTAGAGTTTTTAGGTAAATTGAAAGTTTACGACTAAGCGCTGATGTTTTCACAAAtcaatgtaaattgttatttaagtgGTATCATATCATTACTGACCTGCCAAACAGGATCGATACCGAAGGGGTATGGGGTCTGCAGGTAGTCGTCGGAGTCAGGGTTGAGCTGCAGCAGCTTGTTGGACTGCAGCGTGGACTCGTTGTAGTTGGTGCGCCACGAGGAGCCGAAGATGTTCAGACTCTTCGAGAAGATGTCGTTGTAGATGATGCCCGTGTACATTGAGAACAGACCCATGAGCAGAATGATGTAGCGACCGCCGAAGAAGATGTTCCAGATCTGGTGGCATTAATAAACATTGgctgcataaataaatataaaaaaaaatataattaaaggagaaaaaatatcaactgaAAATTAAGACCAATTTAAAAGATTGGAGAAACGAAACAAAGAGCACGtcttgcaaataaattaaaaatatagatccagaataaaattgatgattgttttttttgtccaaAGCCTTTTTTACTCCATACCATATGTTTATAACTTAGTTGATTATACGCAAACTGACCTCGCTGTCGATCTTCTTGGCCTGCAGCGGCTTCTCCTTGTAGCACATCCAGAAGCCGAAGGCGGCCATGAGCGCGCCGTGGCCGAGGTCACCGAACATCACCCGAACAGGAACGGGAACGTTATTATCGTGTACGGCCGCTGTGGGAGAGACCAAC contains the following coding sequences:
- the LOC113506431 gene encoding V-type proton ATPase 116 kDa subunit a-like encodes the protein MFGDLGHGALMAAFGFWMCYKEKPLQAKKIDSEIWNIFFGGRYIILLMGLFSMYTGIIYNDIFSKSLNIFGSSWRTNYNESTLQSNKLLQLNPDSDDYLQTPYPFGIDPVWQLAEANKIIFMNAYKMKISIIIGVFHMLFGVSLSLWNHIYFKRRISIYVEFIPQIMFLTLLFFYMVLLMFIKWTSYGPTPGSFGSNDPEIVKTSAYCAPSILITFINMMLFKHDANTRPVCDDVMYAGQMGLQKFFVIVALMCVPVMLFGKPYFIMKEQKQRARQGHVAVEGAAENGAAAGAAAGAAAPAHAQHDEDITEVFIHQGIHTIEYVLGSVSHTASYLRLWALSLAHAQLAEVAWNMLLRKGLMSTDFQGGIFLYVVFAGWAAISVSILVLMEGLSAFLHTLRLHWVEFQSKFYAGEGYLFQPFSFEVILDSAGQSEE